The following proteins are co-located in the Heliorestis convoluta genome:
- a CDS encoding thiamine pyrophosphate-binding protein, whose product MVKEEKTVARWLLEQLHAYGVRTIYGVPGDGIIYLLDELARFDGIRFFPTRHEEAAAFMAVAHAKLTGQIGVCTATAGPGAGHLINGLADGAADNVPVLAITGQVESFYVGTWHKQYIDLVGMMNPVAEYSAQLTAPDAILPMTVYSVRTALARQGVSHLSIPKNLFPAPCKGKVRSSEPYLLTPSRSEEEVIDGLLPLLQQAEKPVILAGQGTLAYGDLLRRFAEHYEAAVIHTLPATGVISHHHPLVVGALGKAGRESSAEILYQADLCLKIGATWWPSGSVPSKLPVVQIDCRADNLGGATDLLYAVAGDGEAILSKLLSRLPKKDRQSWRNSIEAAKSAWLSRYTSYANPATKEHQNLDQVTPSPLLPQRIMEILSEKIDPQALVAVDVGDHTLWFARNFLAREQRILVSGKWRSMGSALPYAITAKSLMPHKQVVALIGDGGFLMSCGEMVTARQENLPVKVVLFRNKTLATEENRMRVGSLIPLGNAFEPPDFAAMARSCRWQAYRVDNEEALQQALHEALHSPEPTLIDVDTANPIPPGTKV is encoded by the coding sequence ATGGTAAAGGAAGAAAAAACAGTCGCTCGCTGGCTTTTAGAACAGCTTCATGCTTACGGTGTACGAACCATTTATGGGGTTCCTGGCGATGGAATTATCTATTTACTCGACGAATTGGCACGATTCGATGGCATTCGTTTTTTTCCTACGCGCCATGAAGAAGCAGCTGCTTTTATGGCTGTAGCGCATGCTAAATTGACGGGGCAAATCGGCGTTTGCACCGCCACGGCTGGGCCAGGTGCCGGTCATCTAATCAATGGTCTGGCAGATGGAGCCGCTGACAATGTCCCTGTTCTTGCCATAACAGGACAAGTTGAATCCTTCTACGTGGGTACATGGCACAAACAATATATTGATTTGGTAGGTATGATGAATCCAGTTGCCGAGTACAGTGCCCAGCTTACAGCGCCTGATGCCATTTTGCCTATGACAGTCTATAGCGTAAGGACAGCTCTAGCACGACAAGGCGTCAGTCATCTCTCGATTCCTAAAAATCTTTTTCCAGCACCTTGTAAAGGCAAAGTTCGTTCATCAGAGCCCTATCTTCTAACACCCAGTAGAAGTGAAGAAGAAGTCATCGATGGTCTTTTGCCGCTATTGCAGCAAGCGGAAAAGCCCGTAATACTGGCCGGTCAAGGGACCCTTGCTTATGGTGATCTTTTGCGACGCTTTGCAGAACATTATGAAGCTGCTGTCATTCATACCTTGCCAGCAACGGGTGTGATTTCTCATCATCATCCTCTCGTTGTAGGCGCTCTTGGTAAAGCAGGCCGAGAAAGCTCGGCTGAAATATTATATCAAGCTGACTTATGTCTTAAAATTGGTGCGACCTGGTGGCCTAGTGGTTCTGTGCCTTCTAAGCTTCCTGTAGTCCAAATCGATTGTCGAGCTGATAACCTAGGTGGCGCCACAGATCTTCTTTATGCGGTCGCTGGTGATGGTGAAGCAATCTTAAGCAAGTTGTTATCACGACTGCCCAAAAAAGATCGCCAAAGCTGGCGTAATAGCATCGAAGCCGCCAAATCAGCCTGGCTAAGTCGCTATACAAGTTATGCCAACCCTGCAACGAAGGAGCACCAGAATCTTGATCAGGTTACGCCTTCTCCCCTCCTGCCACAGCGGATCATGGAAATTTTATCTGAAAAAATTGATCCACAAGCCTTGGTTGCTGTCGACGTGGGCGATCACACGCTCTGGTTTGCGCGCAACTTTTTGGCCAGAGAACAACGAATTCTCGTCTCCGGCAAATGGCGCTCTATGGGATCTGCCTTACCCTATGCTATAACAGCCAAAAGCTTGATGCCCCACAAGCAAGTGGTTGCTTTGATCGGTGACGGTGGTTTCTTAATGAGTTGTGGTGAAATGGTAACAGCACGGCAAGAAAATCTTCCCGTGAAAGTTGTCCTTTTTCGCAACAAAACATTGGCCACAGAAGAAAATCGCATGCGAGTCGGTTCTTTAATACCCCTCGGCAATGCTTTCGAGCCACCTGATTTTGCTGCCATGGCTCGTTCTTGCCGTTGGCAAGCCTACCGCGTTGACAATGAAGAAGCTTTGCAGCAAGCACTTCATGAAGCATTGCATTCTCCAGAGCCGACTCTGATCGATGTAGATACAGCCAATCCCATACCACCAGGCACAAAAGTTTAA
- the buk gene encoding butyrate kinase, translating into MKKAYKVLVINPGATSTKIALYEDEKVLLSDNIRHATEDLSAYKEVIEQLPYRLQLILDRLSKGKIAMSSIDAVVGRGGLLKPLQGGTYRVNAKMLQDLKQALRGEHASNLGALLAYHMALPLKKEAYIVDPVSVDELNPLARLSGWPELPRTSLSHVLNSKAVARKVAAAKGKKYEEMQLIVVHLGTGISVSAHQKGQIIDVNNAMEEGPFSIDRTGTLPARALVQLCYSGKYEEKDLLAKMSRSAGLFAYLGTKDLQEVERRIIDGDEEAELVFKSMLYQTAKEIGAMATVLSGQVEAIVFTGGMAHSDLVIQTLRERVSFIAPTVVYAGEMEMEALAFGALRVLRGEEEALVY; encoded by the coding sequence ATGAAAAAAGCTTATAAAGTTTTGGTGATCAATCCAGGTGCCACATCAACCAAGATAGCTCTTTACGAAGACGAAAAAGTGTTGCTATCTGATAATATTCGACACGCTACCGAAGATCTCAGTGCTTATAAAGAGGTAATCGAACAGTTACCCTATCGTTTACAACTGATTCTAGACAGACTCAGTAAGGGCAAGATTGCGATGTCTTCTATCGATGCTGTCGTTGGTCGCGGTGGCTTGCTAAAGCCTTTGCAAGGTGGCACCTATCGAGTGAACGCAAAGATGCTGCAAGATCTAAAGCAAGCATTGCGAGGGGAGCATGCTTCGAATCTAGGTGCTCTCCTAGCCTATCATATGGCTCTACCACTAAAGAAAGAAGCCTACATTGTCGATCCTGTGTCTGTCGACGAGTTAAATCCATTGGCTCGCCTTTCCGGATGGCCGGAACTCCCTCGCACAAGCTTAAGTCACGTCTTAAACAGCAAAGCAGTGGCTCGGAAAGTAGCCGCCGCAAAAGGTAAAAAGTATGAAGAAATGCAATTGATTGTTGTGCACTTGGGCACGGGTATTTCCGTATCGGCTCATCAAAAAGGCCAAATCATTGATGTTAACAATGCTATGGAGGAAGGTCCTTTTTCCATCGATCGAACCGGTACTTTGCCAGCGCGCGCACTGGTTCAGTTATGTTACAGTGGAAAGTATGAAGAAAAAGATTTGTTAGCGAAAATGTCTCGTTCAGCGGGCCTGTTTGCCTATCTAGGCACCAAAGATTTGCAAGAAGTCGAGAGAAGGATCATCGATGGTGATGAAGAAGCCGAATTGGTTTTTAAGTCAATGCTTTATCAAACTGCCAAAGAAATTGGCGCCATGGCCACTGTCTTATCGGGACAAGTAGAAGCCATTGTTTTCACAGGTGGCATGGCTCACTCAGACTTGGTAATTCAAACATTGAGAGAAAGAGTTTCATTTATTGCTCCAACCGTTGTCTATGCAGGCGAAATGGAAATGGAAGCCTTGGCTTTTGGTGCTTTGAGAGTGTTACGGGGGGAAGAAGAAGCGTTGGTATATTGA
- a CDS encoding copper amine oxidase N-terminal domain-containing protein produces MLKSRIFYLILGILIGSMLFATVTMAAPQIRLIVNGTDITDQFDYKPMLINERTYVPARPLAEALGATVTWDSSRNAVIVNTGAYQQPNETASSNQFTGIWSYENEEQGWGLALDISRFEDTILGNHAAYAYFGNRLDIGYDVSIYGDFVSSNQVVVLWDSGYGDVSGTATLTFNNDGSLYWEINDVFQTGDFSEYYIPQKALLIRN; encoded by the coding sequence GTGCTCAAATCAAGAATCTTCTATCTCATTCTAGGCATTCTGATCGGCTCTATGTTATTTGCTACAGTTACAATGGCAGCACCACAAATAAGGCTTATTGTGAATGGAACAGACATAACGGACCAATTTGACTACAAGCCGATGCTTATTAATGAGCGTACTTACGTTCCAGCAAGACCTCTAGCAGAAGCGCTTGGAGCCACTGTAACCTGGGATTCATCTAGAAATGCTGTCATCGTCAATACCGGTGCTTATCAACAACCGAATGAAACGGCATCTTCCAATCAATTTACCGGTATTTGGTCTTATGAGAACGAGGAGCAAGGCTGGGGATTGGCACTAGATATCTCCAGATTTGAGGACACCATACTCGGAAATCATGCAGCCTACGCTTATTTTGGTAACCGACTCGATATTGGCTATGATGTATCCATTTATGGAGATTTTGTCTCTTCCAATCAAGTGGTTGTTCTTTGGGACAGTGGTTATGGTGATGTATCTGGAACGGCTACCTTAACCTTTAATAACGATGGCTCGTTATATTGGGAAATCAATGATGTCTTCCAGACAGGTGATTTTTCGGAATACTACATTCCTCAAAAGGCTTTGCTAATTCGCAATTAG
- a CDS encoding M28 family peptidase, with amino-acid sequence MESLCFNLKKHVEKLAAEIGPRNYSYYNGLEQAADYIHEELASMGYEVQIQEFEISRKDAPIGSPLSYRNIIAIKPGIATPDEVVIVGAHYDSCGDSPGADDNASGIAGMLELARLLKNVPLQKTVKFIAFTNEEPPFFKSPYMGSFVYAQKARQRNEKIKLAIIFEMIGYYTDQPPNWSHFGDLDGILSTIAPSDSNFIAAIGNSNEIAYLERMDAAFNQKSTVPMITNRQIIPHGPLMDMDLSDHWSFWEEGYRAVMITDTAFYRNPHYHTLRDTLETLDYEKMAQVVSGFSAVMQEIDKT; translated from the coding sequence ATGGAGTCACTTTGTTTCAACTTAAAAAAGCATGTAGAAAAGTTGGCCGCTGAGATCGGGCCAAGAAATTACAGCTATTACAACGGATTAGAGCAGGCTGCTGATTATATTCATGAAGAACTTGCTTCAATGGGATATGAGGTTCAGATTCAGGAATTTGAAATCTCTCGTAAGGATGCTCCCATAGGAAGTCCGCTGTCTTATCGCAACATTATTGCCATAAAACCAGGGATAGCCACACCCGATGAGGTTGTCATTGTGGGAGCTCATTATGATTCCTGTGGAGATAGCCCCGGTGCAGATGATAATGCCAGCGGTATCGCTGGTATGCTCGAATTGGCACGACTGTTGAAAAATGTTCCTTTACAGAAAACTGTTAAATTTATTGCTTTTACCAATGAAGAGCCCCCCTTTTTTAAGTCTCCTTATATGGGCAGTTTTGTTTACGCTCAAAAGGCTCGCCAACGGAATGAAAAGATTAAACTAGCCATTATCTTTGAAATGATTGGCTATTATACGGATCAACCGCCTAACTGGAGTCACTTCGGTGATTTGGATGGTATCTTAAGCACGATAGCCCCAAGTGATAGCAACTTCATTGCTGCAATCGGAAATTCCAATGAAATTGCTTATTTAGAGCGCATGGATGCTGCATTTAATCAGAAATCAACTGTACCGATGATTACCAATCGTCAAATCATCCCTCATGGCCCATTGATGGATATGGATTTATCCGATCACTGGTCATTTTGGGAAGAAGGTTATCGGGCTGTGATGATTACCGATACAGCCTTTTACCGCAACCCGCATTATCATACTTTAAGAGATACCCTTGAAACCTTAGATTATGAAAAAATGGCTCAAGTTGTATCGGGCTTTTCTGCGGTAATGCAAGAAATCGATAAGACATAG
- a CDS encoding dual specificity protein phosphatase family protein codes for MATKIFPWLYLGGEEEVESIIDRVDIWIDFRDEDIDNLFIKIPENVVVIRMPFLDGDEKAAKKIYPIAKLIIDTARRQNKKILISCHMGISRSATLALWLMAEEMGYEKAYRRLKSIRSIVCPDRRFQSIIQWIKGSNQNKNHM; via the coding sequence ATGGCCACGAAAATTTTCCCCTGGTTATATTTAGGTGGCGAAGAAGAAGTAGAAAGCATAATTGATAGAGTCGATATTTGGATCGATTTTCGAGATGAAGACATTGATAATCTATTTATTAAAATTCCAGAAAATGTAGTCGTAATTAGAATGCCTTTTTTAGATGGTGATGAAAAAGCTGCTAAAAAAATATACCCCATTGCCAAATTAATTATCGATACTGCAAGAAGACAAAACAAGAAAATATTGATTAGCTGCCATATGGGAATATCTCGTTCTGCAACATTGGCCTTATGGCTCATGGCTGAAGAAATGGGTTATGAAAAAGCCTATAGAAGACTGAAAAGCATTCGATCCATTGTTTGCCCAGATCGTAGATTCCAATCAATTATTCAGTGGATAAAAGGTTCTAATCAAAACAAAAACCATATGTAA